The following are encoded in a window of Salmo trutta chromosome 27, fSalTru1.1, whole genome shotgun sequence genomic DNA:
- the LOC115164862 gene encoding forkhead box protein N4-like yields MIESGITSRMSGVLENSGHHPSPQDYRLLTTDPSQLQEDLPGELQSLSWLTSVDVPRLQQMADGHGGGGGDFNRPSQGQGGSLLEQQTAQLNNMTMAGGQGAMIHLQSNMQHSPLGINVITAHSGNMSPFSMNGQPSPGYQCPASAYQPTAQQVFTLTQASQQCSPAGFYSNVSFNNQNLFTQPRLAPQNQDLQPKSFPKPIYSYSCLIAMALKNSKTGSLPVSEIYSFMKEHFPYFKTAPDGWKNSVRHNLSLNKCFEKVENKMSGSSRKGCLWALNPAKIDKMEEEMQKWKRKDLPAIRRSMANPDELDKLITDRPESCRRKPMDPGMTRLPSCPSGLTLPVPCQMQPQPVVTLSLQCLPMHQHHQLHAQLQANAQARLASVSPAQTPPLHTVPDLSHSPLATEHPGKQPHDFYSLHGDVNAEVDALDPSIMDFALQGNLWEEMKDDSFNLEALGTFSNSPLRLSDCDLGAMTGSLPPVSSGGSMPFSDLQATGLFTSYAALDALSSQYVGTPGNSKPITALL; encoded by the exons ATGATAGAAAGTGGAATTACATCCAGGATGTCAGGAGTTCTAGAAAATTCAGGTCATCATCCCTCTCCACAAGATTACAG ACTTCTGACCACAGACCCCTCCCAGCTTCAAGAGGATCTCCCTGGGGAACTGCAGTCTCTGTCATGGCTCACATCTGTAGATGTTCCCCGGCTGCAGCAGATGGCCGATGGTCacggtggtggtggaggagactTCAACAGGCCTTCCCAGGGGCAGGGGGGCAGCCTGCTTGAGCAGCAGACAg CTCAGCTGAACAACATGACCATGGCAGGGGGACAGGGAGCCATGATCCACCTACAGAGCAACATGCAGCACAGCCCCCTGGGAATTAACGTCATCACCGCCCACAGCGGAAAT ATGTCTCCATTCTCCATGAATGGGCAGCCCTCCCCGGGGTACCAATGCCCTGCCTCTGCCTACCAACCTACAGCCCAACAAGTTTTCACTCTGACCCAGGCGAGCCAGCAG TGTTCTCCTGCTGGGTTCTATAGCAATGTCTCCTTCAACAACCAAAACCTGTTCACACAGCCGCGCCTGGCTCCACAAAACCAGGACCTACAGCCCAAGTCTTTCCCCAAGCCCATCTACTCCTACAG ctgTTTGATTGCTATGGCTCTGAAGAACAGCAAGACGGGCAGTCTCCCTGTCAGCGAGATCTACAGCTTTATGAAGGAGCATTTCCCCTACTTTAAG ACAGCACCAGACGGATGGAAGAACTCAGTCCGACACAACCTGTCTCTAAACAAATGCTTTGAGAAGGTGGAGAACAAGATGAGCGGCTCCTCGCGTAAGGGCTGCCTCTGGGCCCTGAACCCGGCCAAGATCgacaagatggaggaggagatgcaGAAGTGGAAGCGCAAGGACCTGCCAGCCATCCGTCGCAGCATGGCCAACCCAG atgaGTTGGACAAGCTGATCACAGACCGGCCAGAGAGCTGCAGACGAAAGCCCATGGACCCTGGGATGACCCGTCTCCCCAGCTGTCCGTCCGGCCTAACCCTGCCTGTCCCATGCCAGATGCAGCCCCAGCCCGTGGTCACCCTGTCCCTGCAGTGCCTGCCCATGCACCAGCACCACCAGCTTCATGCCCAGCTCCAGGCCAATGCCCAGGCCAGGCTGGCCTCGGTATCCCCCGCCCAGACACCCCCCCTCCACACCGTTCCTGACCTCTCCCACAGCCCTCTCGCCACCGAGCATCCCGGCAAGCAGCCTCATGACTTCTACAGTCTCCACGGTGACGTCAACGCAGAGGTGGACGCACTGGACCCCAGCATCATGGACTTCGCTCTACAAG GTAACCTGTGGGAGGAGATGAAAGACGACAGCTTTAACCTGGAAGCGTTGGGCACCTTCAGTAACTCTCCCCTGCGTTTGTCTGACTGTGACCTGGGCGCCATGACCGGCAGCCTCCCTCCTGTCTCCAGTGGAGGCAGCATGCCCTTCTCAGACCTACAGGCGACGGGCCTGTTCACCTCATACGCCGCCCTGGACGCCCTCTCCTCCCAGTACGTGGGCACGCCAGGCAACAGCAAGCCCATCACCGCCCTGCTTTAA